A section of the Streptomyces sp. NBC_00178 genome encodes:
- a CDS encoding sulfurtransferase, with translation MTGHAGTAPEAGALPGPLVGVEWLAGRLALPWMVVLDASVGAHRATGRCVPGALRFDIDGAMSDPAVPLPHTMPGAEQFTAGMRALGVDGGDTVVVYDTAGIYSAARAWWMLRAMGFDRVAVLDGGLPAWEAAGLPVEYREPGTAKLGTAERAGDFTARPRPGMFAGADDVAEALGDARSAVLDARSRERYAGSAPEPRPGLRGGHMPGSVNLPFGEIQRDGLMLPADELRAAFTASAGSRERLVVSCGSGVTACVLALGAELAGYRDVFVYDGSWGEWGLPSDRPVVTGPNPAGDDGA, from the coding sequence ATGACCGGGCACGCGGGGACGGCGCCGGAGGCGGGCGCGCTGCCCGGCCCGCTCGTCGGGGTGGAGTGGCTCGCCGGGCGTCTGGCTCTCCCCTGGATGGTGGTCCTCGACGCGTCCGTGGGTGCCCACCGTGCCACCGGGCGGTGCGTCCCCGGTGCCCTGCGCTTCGACATCGACGGCGCGATGTCCGACCCTGCCGTGCCGTTGCCGCACACGATGCCCGGAGCGGAGCAGTTCACCGCCGGAATGCGGGCCCTCGGCGTCGACGGCGGCGACACCGTGGTCGTCTACGACACCGCGGGGATCTACTCGGCCGCACGCGCCTGGTGGATGCTCAGGGCGATGGGCTTCGACCGGGTCGCGGTGCTCGACGGCGGCCTGCCCGCCTGGGAGGCCGCCGGGCTCCCGGTGGAGTACCGGGAGCCCGGCACCGCGAAGCTCGGGACCGCGGAGCGGGCCGGTGACTTCACCGCCCGCCCCCGCCCCGGGATGTTCGCCGGCGCCGACGATGTCGCCGAGGCCCTGGGCGACGCCCGCTCGGCGGTGCTCGACGCGAGGTCCCGTGAGCGGTACGCGGGTTCGGCCCCGGAACCCAGGCCCGGCCTGCGCGGCGGCCATATGCCGGGGTCGGTGAACCTGCCGTTCGGCGAGATCCAGCGTGACGGCCTGATGCTCCCCGCCGACGAACTCCGCGCGGCGTTCACGGCGTCGGCGGGGAGCCGGGAGCGGCTCGTCGTCAGCTGCGGATCGGGCGTCACCGCGTGTGTCCTGGCGCTCGGGGCCGAACTGGCCGGGTACCGCGACGTGTTCGTGTACGACGGCTCGTGGGGCGAGTGGGGTCTGCCGTCGGACCGACCGGTCGTGACGGGCCCGAATCCCGCCGGCGACGACGGAGCCTGA